A window of Anaerosoma tenue contains these coding sequences:
- the rpsR gene encoding 30S ribosomal protein S18: MSEYARKPKRRYCAFCKDKVEYIDYKDINMLRKYTTDRGKIKPRRVSGNCAQHQHQVATAVKRAREMALIPYAVPVVSGKVDGKGRR, from the coding sequence ATGAGCGAATACGCACGTAAGCCGAAGCGGCGCTACTGCGCGTTCTGCAAGGACAAGGTCGAGTACATCGACTACAAGGACATCAACATGCTGCGCAAGTACACCACCGATCGCGGCAAGATCAAGCCGCGGCGTGTCTCGGGCAACTGCGCGCAGCACCAGCACCAGGTGGCCACTGCCGTCAAGCGCGCCCGCGAGATGGCACTGATCCCTTACGCGGTGCCTGTGGTGAGCGGGAAGGTCGATGGCAAGGGCCGGAGATGA
- the rplI gene encoding 50S ribosomal protein L9 gives MKVILLSDVKGRGKEGDVIEVARGFATNYLLPRKMAIQATPGNLKQLEARVHNIKKREEAKRSEAEVLAAKVEGSSIVIEAKAGDTGKLFGSVTGGMVADALIEQIGVDVDRRKLDLHGHIKTLGEHVIDVRLYDDVTAQVTLNVVPLGGVPVAEPEAPTAEEIVAEAEAMEAEAEAEADAVAEAEAAEDDTEGEPVEE, from the coding sequence ATGAAAGTCATCCTTTTGTCCGATGTGAAGGGCAGGGGTAAGGAAGGCGACGTGATAGAGGTCGCACGTGGCTTTGCCACGAACTACCTGCTGCCCCGCAAGATGGCCATACAGGCCACCCCCGGCAACCTCAAGCAGCTCGAGGCCCGGGTGCACAACATCAAGAAGCGCGAAGAAGCCAAGCGTTCCGAGGCCGAGGTCCTGGCGGCGAAGGTCGAGGGTAGCTCGATCGTCATCGAAGCCAAAGCCGGCGACACCGGTAAGCTGTTCGGCTCTGTCACCGGAGGCATGGTGGCCGACGCGCTCATCGAGCAGATCGGCGTGGATGTCGACCGCAGGAAGCTCGATCTCCACGGCCACATCAAGACCCTCGGCGAGCACGTGATCGACGTGCGGTTGTACGACGATGTCACCGCACAGGTGACTCTCAACGTCGTGCCGCTGGGTGGCGTGCCGGTAGCCGAGCCCGAGGCCCCTACTGCCGAGGAGATCGTCGCCGAGGCGGAGGCCATGGAGGCCGAGGCGGAAGCCGAGGCTGACGCCGTCGCGGAGGCCGAGGCTGCAGAAGACGACACCGAGGGCGAACCAGTCGAAGAGTAG
- a CDS encoding lipoprotein intramolecular transacylase Lit, producing the protein MKALLTRLEPVIAAAAVALAVLGVTVSVLTTPLYVRTMTGLVGSSARTGLSERGTEDMAEAVRRFVTDGDAPGLPASVEGRPAFDEAAVAHLVDVRDVIVPARTITLVLVVTLAVWVVMRLRTTPGRRSVRRAATLAAMALATAVLLAALVGATDFGVLFTRFHELFFAEGTWVFPQDALLIRVFPLPFWGWSAVVWGGLIGLCATALWAFGRRSRFTEGTYGV; encoded by the coding sequence GTGAAGGCGCTCCTCACGCGTCTCGAGCCCGTGATCGCGGCAGCGGCCGTGGCGCTCGCGGTCCTGGGCGTCACGGTGAGCGTTCTCACCACTCCTCTGTACGTGCGCACCATGACCGGCCTGGTCGGCTCGTCGGCTCGCACCGGCCTGAGCGAGCGCGGGACCGAGGACATGGCCGAGGCGGTGCGGCGGTTCGTGACGGACGGCGATGCGCCCGGGTTGCCTGCGTCGGTGGAGGGAAGACCGGCGTTCGATGAAGCGGCGGTGGCGCACCTCGTGGACGTCCGGGACGTGATCGTCCCTGCGCGTACGATCACGCTCGTGCTGGTGGTGACGCTGGCCGTGTGGGTGGTGATGCGCTTGCGCACGACGCCGGGCCGGCGCTCCGTGCGTAGGGCCGCTACGCTGGCCGCGATGGCGCTGGCGACCGCCGTGCTCCTCGCGGCACTCGTAGGCGCTACCGACTTCGGCGTGCTGTTCACGCGGTTCCACGAGCTGTTCTTCGCTGAAGGCACATGGGTATTCCCCCAAGACGCCCTGCTCATACGAGTCTTTCCACTCCCGTTCTGGGGCTGGTCGGCGGTCGTGTGGGGCGGCCTGATCGGTCTGTGTGCGACGGCCTTATGGGCATTTGGGCGCCGATCCCGCTTCACAGAGGGTACGTACGGTGTATAG
- a CDS encoding potassium channel family protein yields the protein MNIIVVGCGRVGSQLATMLSVEGHNVVVIDRDETAFKRLGGSFNGVTIRGLGFDEDILEEAGVREADAFAATTDLDNTNLMACEVARKIFGVRHVVARLYNPVRERTYQQLDLDYVCGTTLVAESLVEKIKSGHGHHLNSVEDIEVIEFQAGEAVEGHRVSDLEVDRRFRIFAIMRGRAAHVPDDDTVLHEGDILFAAVKDEYFPKVERFMKG from the coding sequence ATGAACATCATCGTCGTCGGATGCGGGCGCGTTGGCTCCCAACTCGCAACGATGCTCTCGGTCGAGGGCCACAACGTCGTGGTCATCGACCGCGACGAGACAGCCTTCAAGCGACTGGGCGGCTCCTTCAACGGGGTCACCATACGGGGCCTCGGGTTCGATGAAGACATCCTCGAGGAAGCGGGCGTCCGTGAGGCGGACGCGTTCGCCGCTACCACCGACCTCGACAACACCAACCTCATGGCGTGCGAGGTGGCACGGAAGATCTTCGGCGTGCGACACGTCGTCGCGCGACTCTACAACCCCGTACGTGAGCGCACGTACCAGCAGCTCGACCTGGACTATGTCTGCGGCACCACGCTGGTGGCCGAGTCGCTCGTGGAGAAGATCAAGTCCGGGCACGGACACCACCTGAACTCGGTCGAGGACATCGAGGTCATCGAGTTCCAGGCGGGGGAGGCCGTCGAGGGCCATCGGGTCTCGGACCTGGAGGTCGATCGCCGATTCAGGATATTCGCGATCATGCGGGGGCGGGCCGCCCACGTACCTGATGACGACACCGTGCTGCACGAGGGAGACATCCTGTTCGCGGCGGTGAAGGACGAGTACTTCCCCAAAGTCGAACGGTTCATGAAGGGGTAG
- a CDS encoding single-stranded DNA-binding protein — MSINRVVLTGNLTRDPELRATAGGLNILSMRIAFNDRRKNSDSGAWEDVPNYIDVTMFGARGESLSRMLTKGMRIGIDGKLRWREWETQQGDKRSAIEVIADDIEFLDSRGGSGYSGSGGSGSASASSGGSAADDLGEEIPF, encoded by the coding sequence ATGAGTATCAACAGAGTGGTATTGACGGGCAATCTCACGCGCGATCCGGAGCTCCGGGCGACCGCTGGCGGGCTGAACATCCTCAGCATGAGGATCGCCTTCAACGATCGTCGGAAGAACTCGGACAGCGGGGCATGGGAAGACGTGCCCAACTACATCGACGTCACGATGTTCGGCGCGCGCGGAGAGTCGCTGTCCCGCATGCTCACCAAGGGCATGCGGATCGGCATCGACGGCAAGCTGCGGTGGCGCGAGTGGGAGACCCAGCAGGGTGACAAGCGCAGCGCCATCGAGGTCATCGCAGACGACATCGAGTTCCTCGATTCGCGCGGTGGTTCCGGTTACAGCGGATCGGGCGGCTCCGGCAGCGCTTCGGCGTCGTCCGGCGGCTCTGCGGCCGATGACCTCGGAGAAGAGATCCCGTTCTAA
- the dnaB gene encoding replicative DNA helicase: protein MADDAVQALRERVPPHNNEAEQSVLGAMFLSVDAVENCLALVSAEDFYRPQHQRIFGAIRDLHQRGEAVDQITVAARLESNGDLEAAGGKPYLLDLAGAVPSAANAEHYARIVKRTSLLRQLIGAGTAIQVMSYENPDDIDEVVERAEKAVFDVTNKRVTSRFQPLGDLMKTGFEEIEHLYDHKSHITGVPTGFPDLDKILAGMHRGDLIILAARPSVGKTALALNIAVNAAKAGASTAIFSLEMSASQLVQRILCAEARVDSQKLRTGYLADEDWPALMQAMGRLGSIPLWVDDTPSISILEVRAKARRLLRDQGQKLIVLDYLQLMQPHGRRSENRQVEIAEISRGLKILAKELDCPILALSQLSRAVEQRTSKRPQLSDLRESGAIEQDADVVMFIDRNTDPTAEAEGNRPGKGEAEIIVAKHRNGPVDSCRLAYLERITRFMPLARTP, encoded by the coding sequence ATGGCCGACGACGCTGTGCAGGCTCTGCGAGAGCGGGTCCCACCGCACAACAACGAGGCCGAGCAGTCAGTGCTCGGCGCCATGTTCCTTTCCGTCGATGCGGTGGAGAACTGCCTGGCGCTCGTCTCGGCGGAGGACTTCTACAGGCCTCAGCATCAGCGCATATTCGGCGCGATCCGTGACCTCCACCAGCGCGGCGAAGCGGTCGACCAGATCACCGTGGCCGCGCGTCTCGAGTCGAACGGAGACCTGGAGGCAGCCGGCGGGAAGCCGTACCTGCTCGACCTCGCCGGTGCGGTGCCGTCGGCCGCCAATGCCGAGCACTACGCGCGCATCGTCAAGCGCACGTCGCTCCTGCGCCAGCTGATCGGCGCCGGCACAGCGATACAGGTGATGTCGTACGAGAACCCCGACGACATCGATGAAGTGGTAGAGCGTGCCGAGAAGGCCGTGTTCGATGTCACGAACAAGCGCGTCACTTCACGGTTCCAGCCGCTCGGCGACCTGATGAAGACGGGCTTCGAGGAGATCGAGCACCTCTACGATCACAAGTCGCATATCACCGGCGTGCCCACCGGCTTCCCCGACCTGGACAAGATCCTTGCGGGCATGCACCGGGGCGATCTGATCATCCTGGCCGCGCGCCCCTCGGTGGGGAAGACGGCACTCGCGCTCAACATCGCCGTGAACGCCGCCAAAGCGGGTGCGTCCACAGCGATCTTCAGCCTCGAGATGTCCGCCTCCCAGCTCGTGCAGAGGATCCTCTGTGCCGAGGCGCGGGTCGACTCCCAGAAGCTGCGGACGGGTTATCTCGCCGACGAGGACTGGCCCGCGCTCATGCAGGCCATGGGGCGCCTCGGGTCGATCCCGTTGTGGGTGGACGACACGCCGTCCATCTCCATACTCGAAGTGCGCGCGAAGGCGCGCCGCCTGCTGAGAGACCAGGGTCAGAAGCTGATCGTGCTCGACTACCTGCAGCTGATGCAGCCGCATGGAAGACGCTCAGAGAACCGTCAGGTGGAGATAGCCGAGATCTCCCGCGGCCTCAAGATCCTCGCCAAGGAGCTCGACTGCCCGATCCTTGCGCTGTCGCAGCTGTCCCGTGCGGTGGAGCAGCGCACGTCCAAGCGGCCGCAGCTGTCCGACCTGCGTGAATCGGGCGCCATCGAGCAGGACGCCGACGTGGTGATGTTCATCGACCGCAACACCGATCCCACAGCGGAGGCCGAAGGCAACCGTCCGGGCAAGGGCGAGGCCGAGATCATCGTGGCGAAGCACCGTAACGGACCCGTGGACAGCTGTAGGCTGGCGTACCTCGAGCGCATCACGCGTTTCATGCCGCTCGCGCGCACACCGTAG
- a CDS encoding DUF5679 domain-containing protein produces the protein MAAKEGYCVKCKAKREIKDAKEITMKNGRPATQGICPECGTKIFKIGK, from the coding sequence ATGGCGGCTAAGGAAGGCTACTGCGTCAAGTGCAAGGCCAAGCGTGAGATCAAGGACGCCAAGGAGATCACCATGAAGAACGGGCGTCCGGCCACCCAGGGCATCTGCCCCGAGTGTGGGACCAAGATCTTCAAGATCGGCAAGTAA
- a CDS encoding murein hydrolase activator EnvC family protein: MKRRIVLIACAVVLLSLGRSALVFGAEWCMPVDGASIDTPFGASCVGGVHRGVDLAAPASSPVRAPAAGRVLFAGPVPADGGGTCGAVTIEIAEGIRVSLLPLEALHVSVGDTVHAGEVVGRLAPTGDDSMSVPHLHMGLREGDAYRDPAPMLPVPAVPDSGSASCEQVSGATVPDVPSSSAPAVEAVHAGMSTGGPAVIIMGVQEASARARTDVASRSSSSVPIAPSAGEPVDATAGHTGSVVAGHVGPSARLIEDGGVRTASGAAGVTRQPRARRSTGAGSTHMSSVPGIPSAASTAVGCALALGVALLARSKALACVR, from the coding sequence ATGAAGCGTCGCATCGTCCTTATCGCTTGCGCCGTCGTCCTCCTATCGCTGGGGCGCTCCGCTCTCGTATTCGGTGCCGAGTGGTGCATGCCCGTGGACGGTGCGTCCATCGACACACCCTTCGGTGCGTCGTGTGTCGGCGGTGTCCATCGCGGGGTCGATCTCGCTGCGCCCGCCTCCTCGCCGGTGCGCGCACCGGCGGCGGGACGCGTCCTGTTCGCCGGTCCGGTGCCTGCCGATGGCGGCGGGACATGCGGTGCGGTCACCATCGAGATCGCCGAGGGGATACGGGTGAGCTTGCTCCCGCTCGAGGCACTGCACGTCTCCGTGGGTGATACGGTTCATGCCGGGGAGGTGGTCGGGCGCCTTGCGCCCACTGGCGACGATTCGATGAGCGTGCCTCACCTGCACATGGGTTTGCGCGAGGGTGACGCATACCGCGACCCCGCTCCGATGTTGCCGGTTCCGGCGGTTCCGGACAGCGGCTCTGCGTCCTGCGAGCAGGTCTCAGGAGCCACTGTGCCCGACGTGCCATCCTCGTCCGCTCCCGCAGTAGAGGCCGTCCACGCCGGCATGTCGACCGGTGGCCCGGCTGTGATCATCATGGGCGTGCAGGAGGCCTCTGCCCGTGCCCGAACGGATGTCGCCTCTCGGTCCTCGTCGTCTGTCCCGATCGCTCCATCTGCCGGTGAGCCGGTCGATGCGACCGCCGGGCACACCGGGTCCGTGGTGGCCGGTCATGTGGGTCCCAGCGCCCGGCTGATCGAGGACGGGGGCGTGCGCACTGCATCCGGCGCCGCGGGCGTCACGCGGCAGCCACGCGCGAGAAGGAGCACGGGGGCCGGCTCGACGCACATGTCGAGCGTTCCGGGTATCCCGTCAGCGGCGTCTACGGCCGTCGGCTGCGCTCTCGCGCTGGGGGTTGCACTCCTCGCACGTTCGAAGGCGTTGGCGTGCGTGCGATGA
- the rpsF gene encoding 30S ribosomal protein S6, whose protein sequence is MKAYELMLIMRPTLDDEAREGVLEKIRAILTADGGTIDSEEVWGKRRLAHEIDHTEEGDYQVVLFHAEAATVAELDRVLNITDQVLRFMVVRRDDLA, encoded by the coding sequence TTGAAGGCTTACGAACTCATGCTTATCATGCGCCCCACCCTCGATGACGAGGCGCGGGAGGGTGTCCTGGAGAAGATCCGGGCTATCCTGACCGCAGATGGCGGCACGATCGACTCCGAGGAAGTCTGGGGCAAGCGCCGGCTTGCCCACGAGATCGATCACACCGAAGAGGGCGACTATCAGGTCGTCCTGTTCCACGCTGAAGCCGCCACCGTTGCCGAGCTCGACCGTGTCCTGAACATCACCGACCAGGTGCTTCGCTTCATGGTCGTCCGTCGTGACGACCTGGCGTAG
- a CDS encoding DUF2232 domain-containing protein, whose protein sequence is MARAGDDTSAAQGGRAALVPVIGAIAGSLLVVLVHPVVGLPVAASAIAALWARGRGSVAIMSAVAGGAVATALSSVSAYILFVPLMGVPVTARVPYVHFAWVTVSLLVCGILTVGLLKRLGALSVVGIVTLVLSAVELIAVASLASGAGLSATEYVTAATREMAALAGMADELVDAFVEGWPALLVTMSGATALFAVAAVAGSASRFDQRVRRFPALADLDLDPKTALLAIAAVGALAVGRFVAETAPVVEQAGMNLLVVARMVFLLQGVAVFAGLYRRAGVSRSFRFLGFAILGVTEMLFPAVSLTGLADIWLNLRRLPRDGATPGDRKDGPAGT, encoded by the coding sequence ATGGCAAGGGCCGGAGATGACACCTCGGCCGCCCAGGGCGGTCGGGCCGCGCTCGTTCCGGTGATCGGTGCGATCGCCGGCTCGCTGCTCGTGGTGCTCGTCCACCCGGTCGTAGGCCTTCCGGTGGCGGCATCGGCGATCGCCGCGCTGTGGGCGCGGGGTCGCGGATCCGTGGCCATCATGAGTGCGGTGGCGGGTGGAGCGGTCGCCACGGCGTTGTCGTCGGTGTCCGCATACATCCTGTTCGTCCCGCTCATGGGTGTACCGGTCACGGCGCGTGTGCCGTACGTCCACTTCGCGTGGGTGACGGTCTCGCTGCTGGTGTGCGGTATCTTGACAGTAGGGTTGCTCAAGCGGCTGGGTGCGCTGAGCGTAGTAGGCATCGTGACTCTGGTGCTTTCTGCGGTCGAGCTGATAGCCGTTGCATCACTGGCATCAGGAGCAGGTCTTTCCGCCACGGAGTACGTGACGGCAGCCACGCGTGAGATGGCAGCCCTGGCCGGCATGGCGGACGAGCTCGTGGATGCGTTCGTGGAAGGCTGGCCTGCGTTGTTGGTGACGATGAGCGGTGCGACCGCCTTGTTCGCGGTCGCTGCCGTCGCCGGATCGGCGTCACGGTTCGACCAGCGGGTGAGAAGGTTCCCGGCCCTGGCCGATCTCGACCTCGACCCGAAGACGGCGTTGCTTGCCATCGCCGCTGTCGGCGCGTTGGCGGTAGGGCGTTTCGTGGCCGAGACCGCTCCCGTGGTCGAACAAGCGGGCATGAACCTGTTGGTGGTCGCCAGGATGGTGTTCCTCCTGCAGGGGGTCGCGGTCTTCGCGGGACTGTATCGCCGGGCAGGCGTTTCCCGGTCGTTCCGGTTCCTTGGGTTCGCGATCCTGGGTGTGACCGAGATGCTCTTCCCGGCGGTCAGTCTGACCGGCTTGGCGGACATCTGGCTCAACCTCCGGCGATTGCCGAGGGATGGAGCCACCCCCGGGGACCGGAAGGACGGTCCTGCGGGAACGTAG
- a CDS encoding potassium channel family protein, whose product MYVVINGGGKVASYLARQLLDHGHAVAVIEKREDVARKLAAELPGDPLIVLGDGCDSVYQEDAGVTRADVFVAATGDDDDNLVACQLAKIAFGVPRAVARVNNPKNEHIFHALGIEAISSTTIISRLIEEEATIGDMRTLMALRKGDMAIVEIELPVDRCVVCGKQVAELNLPADCLIVALLRGDDTIPVHGQTEMQPGDVVIAFTKVAHERALKKALTGE is encoded by the coding sequence ATGTACGTGGTGATCAACGGCGGCGGCAAGGTGGCGTCGTACCTCGCCCGCCAACTCCTCGATCACGGCCACGCCGTGGCCGTGATCGAGAAGCGTGAGGACGTTGCCCGCAAGCTCGCGGCCGAGCTCCCGGGAGATCCGCTCATCGTGCTCGGTGACGGGTGCGACTCCGTGTATCAAGAGGACGCCGGCGTTACCCGTGCCGACGTGTTCGTGGCCGCCACCGGTGACGATGACGACAACCTCGTGGCCTGCCAGCTTGCCAAGATCGCCTTCGGCGTGCCGCGCGCCGTCGCACGGGTCAACAACCCCAAGAACGAGCACATCTTCCACGCGCTCGGCATCGAGGCCATATCCTCAACCACGATCATCTCCCGCCTGATCGAGGAAGAGGCCACCATCGGGGACATGCGCACGCTCATGGCGCTTCGCAAGGGCGACATGGCGATCGTGGAGATCGAACTTCCGGTCGACCGGTGCGTGGTGTGCGGCAAGCAGGTGGCCGAGTTGAACCTGCCGGCCGACTGTCTGATCGTGGCGCTTCTCCGCGGCGACGACACGATCCCGGTTCACGGTCAGACGGAGATGCAGCCCGGCGACGTGGTCATCGCGTTCACAAAGGTCGCGCACGAACGGGCGCTGAAGAAGGCGCTCACCGGCGAGTGA
- a CDS encoding GGDEF domain-containing protein, producing the protein MKQSRFARMLARSAVVSWREQPTQYDIEALRANMERVQLVIRVRWAIVAVLAGFSVVGASVYATSTDLEVLIANMTIPAIGLIFVLMYNGFYQATVRKVANVAFLNQAQLLFDMLVATVLIHYSGGVYSWFSAMYLVFILEGAFILPRRSHVWMLVASAALMYGSVLTGEYFGWLPHVELPFIASGLEANGTYVVVRYLWQITLFSGAALVGMLMMKSIRLREAELRESSFIDDFTGLHNRHYFQRVLATECERARRNNRQLGLIVADVDRLGDVNRTFGIDIGDEILATVARRLRDVASADTGGGGWEVNTACRVGGEELALIVPEVARGLDDQTPLADRVLAVAETFRQAVESTRVGGVSVTVSVGAVFAPADGDTPEALLDAADSMLSLAVLAGGNTVKTSATGAALAATLEG; encoded by the coding sequence GTGAAGCAGAGCAGGTTCGCCAGGATGCTGGCGCGCAGTGCGGTCGTGTCGTGGCGAGAGCAGCCTACGCAATACGATATCGAGGCGCTCCGCGCCAACATGGAGCGCGTACAGTTGGTCATCCGGGTGCGCTGGGCCATCGTCGCGGTGCTTGCGGGCTTCTCGGTGGTCGGCGCGAGCGTGTACGCCACCTCCACCGATCTCGAAGTGCTGATCGCCAACATGACGATACCGGCGATCGGGCTGATCTTCGTCCTCATGTACAACGGTTTCTATCAGGCCACGGTGCGCAAGGTCGCCAACGTCGCCTTCCTGAACCAGGCGCAGTTGCTGTTCGATATGCTCGTAGCCACCGTGCTCATCCACTACAGCGGCGGCGTGTACTCGTGGTTCTCCGCCATGTACCTGGTGTTCATCCTCGAAGGCGCGTTCATCCTGCCAAGGCGCTCCCACGTGTGGATGCTCGTGGCGAGCGCAGCGCTGATGTACGGCTCAGTGCTCACCGGCGAGTACTTCGGCTGGCTGCCCCACGTGGAGCTCCCCTTCATCGCCTCCGGGCTCGAGGCCAACGGCACGTACGTCGTGGTGCGCTATCTGTGGCAGATCACGCTCTTCTCCGGCGCGGCGCTGGTGGGCATGCTGATGATGAAGTCGATCAGGTTGCGTGAGGCGGAGCTGCGCGAGAGCTCGTTCATCGACGATTTCACAGGGCTTCACAATCGCCACTACTTCCAGCGAGTGCTTGCCACCGAGTGCGAGAGAGCGCGACGGAACAACCGCCAGCTCGGGTTGATCGTCGCCGACGTGGACAGGCTGGGTGACGTGAACCGGACCTTCGGGATCGATATCGGTGACGAGATCCTCGCCACAGTGGCACGCAGGCTGAGAGACGTTGCCAGTGCGGACACCGGCGGCGGGGGCTGGGAGGTCAACACGGCCTGTCGCGTGGGCGGCGAGGAGCTCGCGCTGATCGTACCGGAGGTGGCCCGCGGTCTCGATGACCAAACGCCTCTGGCTGACCGCGTCCTTGCGGTGGCCGAGACGTTCAGGCAGGCGGTCGAGTCGACCCGCGTGGGCGGCGTAAGCGTGACGGTGAGTGTGGGGGCTGTGTTCGCACCGGCCGACGGTGACACCCCCGAGGCGCTCCTGGACGCCGCGGACAGCATGCTGTCACTCGCCGTGCTGGCAGGGGGGAACACGGTGAAGACCTCCGCCACCGGCGCGGCGCTCGCCGCCACCCTGGAGGGCTAG
- the ccsA gene encoding cytochrome c biogenesis protein CcsA encodes MPQTILDALDASIGTLASLGSVIAPAIAVAAVAVVVTALGVRRARPLRIAMGALVVALALGEVLLVWFHLRLWQLAEVIDPVTGATAGTFAVPLWIESEKLYVWALILAVIALVARRKGDELRPLLGTAAAALAIGALVWGRPFADPLPDFLGSYRAYLVAWTSGDTGMAMGLAQGLAASRQYYYNTWYMWAHPPLLFLSYGAFVASFFGSILMLVHRRSSYEQVAYRWARLGYLPLTLGMVVGIPWAIIAWQGESWWWSGKVNMSIMMWLLYTAYLHARLYLRRPGMWRVVAALAVLSFVALVLTYVTTYVIPGAHSVV; translated from the coding sequence ATGCCCCAAACGATACTCGACGCACTCGATGCCTCCATCGGTACCCTTGCCTCGCTCGGGTCTGTCATCGCTCCCGCGATCGCCGTCGCCGCGGTGGCCGTGGTCGTGACCGCTCTCGGCGTCCGGCGCGCGCGTCCGCTCAGGATCGCGATGGGGGCGCTGGTCGTCGCACTCGCCCTCGGCGAGGTCCTGCTTGTCTGGTTCCACCTTCGTCTGTGGCAGCTGGCCGAGGTGATCGACCCGGTCACCGGGGCAACGGCCGGAACTTTCGCCGTCCCGCTGTGGATCGAGTCGGAGAAGTTGTACGTGTGGGCCCTCATTCTCGCGGTGATCGCGCTTGTGGCCCGGCGCAAGGGCGATGAACTGCGCCCGTTGCTCGGTACTGCGGCCGCCGCGCTGGCTATCGGCGCACTCGTATGGGGCCGACCGTTCGCCGACCCCCTTCCCGACTTCCTCGGCAGTTATCGCGCATACCTTGTCGCGTGGACGTCCGGTGACACGGGGATGGCGATGGGGCTCGCGCAGGGGTTGGCGGCATCGCGTCAGTACTACTACAACACGTGGTACATGTGGGCGCACCCGCCACTGCTCTTCCTGAGCTACGGTGCGTTCGTCGCGTCCTTCTTCGGCAGCATCCTGATGCTTGTCCACCGGCGCTCGTCGTACGAGCAGGTCGCGTACCGATGGGCCCGGCTCGGCTACCTCCCGCTGACGCTCGGCATGGTGGTGGGGATCCCGTGGGCGATCATCGCGTGGCAGGGTGAGTCGTGGTGGTGGTCGGGCAAGGTGAACATGTCGATCATGATGTGGCTGCTGTATACCGCGTACCTCCATGCCCGGCTGTACCTGCGCCGTCCGGGGATGTGGCGCGTGGTGGCTGCTCTCGCGGTGCTCTCGTTCGTTGCGCTCGTGCTCACGTATGTGACCACGTATGTGATCCCCGGCGCGCACTCGGTGGTGTGA